GCAACATTAGACTCATCAAAGATAAACAAACTGGACATAATAGAGGTTTTGCTTTCATTCAGCTATCGTCACCTTTGGTAAGGaatttcactggaaaaagtaCAATTCAGTTTGAGTAAATCTGGTATtcatattaataaagtatttttctttaaagGAAGCTTCACAGCTTCTTTTGACTCTTCAAGGCCTACAGCCTCCCTTGAAGCTTGATGGTAAGACCATTGGGGTGGACTATGCAAAAAGTGCAAGAAAGTAAGTCAACCAAGCCAAGTTATTTTTCCTTCTACCTCCCATTCCACCCATGATGATGTAATAATTCTACTTTATTTCTTAACAAAATCCATCAGGGACCTGCTGCTTCCAGATGGCAATCGAATCAGTGCATTTTCAGTAGCTAGCACTGCAATTGCTGCTGCACAGTGGTCATCAAGTCAGGTAGGTTAtagatgattttttttacttgttatatGGTGTCTGGTACTCTTCTATATCATTTAGTATTTAATAGAATATgattaaataaattgtttatgCATAAAACCGGTttatctttcggctgctcccattaggggttgccacagcagatcattttcttccatatctgcatatgtcctctgcatcttgttctgttacacccatcacctgcatgtcctgtctcaccacatccataaacctttgcttaggccttcccctggcagctctatccttagcatccttctcccaataaactcgccatctctcctctgcacatgtccaaaccaacgaaatctcacctctctgactttgtctcccaactgtccaacttgagctggccctctaatgtactaatttctaatcctatccatcctcgtcacacccaatgcaaatcttagcatctttaactctgccacctccagcactgtttcctgctttttggtcagtgccaccgtctccaacccatataccatagcttgccatttcactcttgctgatacccgactgtcacaaattactcctgacactcttctccacccattctaccctgcctgcactctttttcacctctcttccacaatccccattactctgtactgttgatccctgcatcctcaccattccactgacctctctctcatttacacacatgtattctgtcttgtacctactgaccttcattcctctcccctctagagcaTACTCTCTCCTCtcaagggtctcctcaacctgctccctactatcgctacagatcacaatgtcctcagcaaacatcatagtccacggggacttctgtctaatctcgtctgtcaacctgtctatcaccattgcaaataaagggctcagagccgatccctcatgtaatcccacctccaactttgAATGCATAAAACGTATTTATAATTCTTAATTTCTGTCATTGAGAGGAACTCTATGGGTTTTTTGTCCAGAAGACTCTTAAATTTACATAATGGAAAATTTGCGCTCTAACTGGAAAGTAAAAGAATGTCTCTGGTAGTAGAGGTGATTCAAGTTTTGGTTTTGGGCAACATTCCCAGAAATGAGGAGTCTGCTTGGCACATAATGAGAGCACATATAGGAAGCTAGAAATCTGGTACTTCATTATAAATGGAAGATAGCCTTTCCCAGTGGATCCTGAGTTTGTGCGAGTCCTGAATTTTAGGTGGTAATTAGTGCACAAGTTTGTCTATCTCGGCTTGCCTAGAGGTAAGCATATGAAGGTTACTTGGCAAAACAGCCATTTGAAAATCTAGAAAGTCCTTGTTAAAAAGTCGACTCATTTCAATTGACAATCCTTTATTGGCTGATAATATATGGACCCTGATTGTTTAAAGCATATTTATCAGGCTGCACAAAGGTTTTATGCATAATTGATTTGAATTTTGATCTGTTATTAATTTAGAAACTGATAATAGGCACCGTTTTTATACTGAAGCTACCATAAGTGATGGCATAATTAATTTGAGTAAATTCTCTCTAGCCTCTGCAAGGAGTTGAAGGATCAGCAGAATATGGTTATATGCAAGAAAATTATCCCTCATTCTCTCAGGTAAGATGATTTACTTGAAAAGCTTAAATAGCCAAagtccattcttcatcctctggGTCTGTgggatggtgttttttttttatggttttaagAAATTAAAGGTAGGAGGGGAAAAAATACCATTTGGGAGCTTTTTTAATGATATCTACAACTAGATCAGTTTTATTTTACTCTGAAAACATATCACCCATTTGCTTAAAAATGAATGGGTCAACTAGATTTCCTAAAAATGATGTAGAACCCTTGCTTGTGTTGCCATTTATTGCTTTAGAAGTAGTAATctacaaaatatagaaaaattatTCTAGTTGATAttagtaaaatgtaattttaaatgttaaataaaattggGTTGCAATTGTTATGTATTTTGGCAGCAGTACAACTGGCCATTGAGGGTTGGCTTTGGTACATTTTAAACAATAGTGTCCCTGACTGTACTGTTCTGAAATTGCACAATTTATAAATCGAGTTGACTATATTTCATTTTGGTTGTGTTCTTGTCCTAATCCAGTATGGCCAGGATTACCAATCATACTACCAACAGCAAAACGGAGACACTTCAGCAGTACCTGCTGGAGGTAGGTGATATTTTCAAATTGGTCTGGACAAGTGCGTGTGTTACATTTTTAGTGATTCCCAACAAATTCAAGGCTTTTTAGTAAGAAAATTGGATTCaatcttttttttgcatttaaatggcAATCTGTTGTATACTGACAAGGTAGTAATTATGCTTTGTATAATTTGAGGCTCAGTGTTCATTCTgtggtgttgtgttttttttttttcccctcccacCCCAATCAGATGCTGCCACTGAGAAACCTGCTCCTGTCACCACAGCAGTTGTTGTTTGTCAGGGTGCACAGCTTTATTCTCAGCAACAGACCCAGCAAGCTTCACAGGTGCTATTTAATGTATTAAATGTTAAATGAGTTCTGAGATTACTCTGAATCATTCTAGTAATTTAAAAGTTCTATGCACTTCAAACAAGTGTGTATGTCTGCTTAGAGATTTCCGTGAAGGCAGAGTTagtgtttttatttgtgtttggaAATTGGGCACCAATTTAGTTTTAGCTGTAAAAAATTGCTTGATTGCTGCacttctaagttttttttttccaagattaGAAATGCTCATTTGATGATCTTGAATTCCTTAATTAAGActtattttatatgttaaaatttaGGGTGGTGCTGATGCTGCTGCTGAACAAGAAGAGTCTCCCTCACAGTTACCAACTCCAGCTGCTAGCACCGAAACCAAATTTGGTATGAAACCTTTGAATTGGTGAATATAGGTTTAGAGCTGTTGCTTTTATGTACTTGAAAACTGTAGTGTGGCTAAGTATTGGTTCGTGTTTTGCTGAAATGTAATTTGGTAGCCGATaatggtgtacagtaatccctcgctatatcgcgctttgactttcgcggtttcactctatcgcggattttaaatgtaagcacatctaaatatatatcacagattgttcactggttcgctttctgcggacaatgggtctttaatttaggttacatgcttcctcggtttgattgcccagttgatttcatacaagagacgctattggcggatggcttagaagctacccaatcagagcatgtattgcatattaactaaaactcctcaatgctataagatatgcttcccgcgctgtgcttgtttgcttctctgtatctttcgctctctctgcctgacggagggtgtgagcagaggggctgtgtttgcacagaggacacggacgctcctctacaaaatgccgctttatcgcggtgcttctgtatacttaaaagcatgtattgattttttgattgtttgcttttctttgcgagcgctctctgacattctctgctcctgacgcgctcctttatgacggcgctcctttgaagataagatatgtttgcattcttttaattgtgagaaagaactgtcatctctgtcttgtcatggagcacagtttaaacatttgactaaagggtgttatttcatgtctagagggctctaataatgttaacagggtgggagagtttataagggcttaaaatatataaaaataaccatacaaacatatggtttctacttcgcggattttcacctatcgcgggggggtctggaacgcaacccccgcgatcgaggagggattactgtattcatgaCATTCAAGACAGAACAAATGACTGGAGTTCCCCAACCCCCATTCAAATGTATCTATAGAACCTGTGATTTCATAGTTCCATGATTTTTCATGTTGATTGCGCAACGGTTTCTTTTAAAGGTACAGGCAATACtaaaatttatacattttaaaactaacaaaTCCTTTCATGAGTTTTTAACAGACATGTTTAATGTGCAGTATTTTTCTAACTCCTTCCCAGCTGTTCCTGATACATCTACTTACCAATATGATGAGTCTTCAGGATATTATTATGACCCACAAACAGGACTGTATTACGATCCTAATACTCAGGTAAAAAGACATGTTACGTACAAGAATTTGAAATTCATCATTATGAGAATACTTTAAATCACATTTGTCAATTGTTGAATATTGCCTTTTTTTCAGTACTATTACAACTCACAAACGCAGCAGTATCTTTATTGGGATAGTGAAAAACAGACTTACATTCCTGCTTCAGAAAACTCTAGCTCATCAAATAGTCAGATGTCTAGTTCAAGCCCTACTTCGGGTTTACCACCTAACAAAGAGCCCAAGGAGAAGAAGGAAAAGCCAAAGAGTAAGACGGCACAGCAGGTATCTGTTTTTCTTTCGTTAAATATTCAGGTCTCTGCTTCTATGGGTAATTCTGATTTAGAGGTTATTTGAATTGCACTTAATGTTTATGTATGCTTGGTAAATAATAATCTTTACTAAAAATAGTGATTTGACATGCTGAACTGATGTGTTAATGGTATTAGTTGGGTAAAGGTTaactaaattttttttctctgttaacTGATGTGTAGTGATGGACAAGAGGATAAAATGCAAATTATACACTAGATCGCTGTGGGGCACTCTACTGACTTTGATCGCAACATCTTTTGCACTATATCTTTTACCATATTGCATTCCAAGATTCCAAACTTTTGGAACTTTTTTCCTCcctgctgaagtgtcacccattgcacggctacactcggatctcaatctggatggttcgtcgtgtggtgggtgaggcaacacGCTGTAATAGGCGCATGCTGCCAACTTACCCCCTTCCTTCCCTGCTTTCTACTAGTTCATATGTATGCTGTGTAATAATAGTACATAAAAATGTACACAAGAGTGAATGACGTACTACCAAACCACAAGTGTAATCTTTGTCAGATCCCAATTTGAGTTAACGTTCTGCAAAAGGACTTTATATATAGAACTCATTTGGATTTCTGCGGACTAATcttaattactgtatttaaaaatcacTATAGGAGCATCTGTTGTAGCCCttatcagttttgctaagaagTAGCATGATGGTGGTTCATTTcataaaatatgaacaaagtttttttttttttaaagaaatggcaGAACATTGTGCATTAACTCTGTTTTGTGAATTTCTTTAAATTGCTCACAGAGCCAGATCTGTCAATTACAATGTTTCAAGCAATGCAGTTGTACATTTTGTTTGTAGATTATGCAAACCTCACCAGTCTACTGGTCATTTACATTGTATTTACAAAGTTTTTACTCTGTTTACATCTGTGTACATGAAATtacaaaaagatacattttattgtagaaattTTTTACCTGGAACAGTTTATACACAAACAGTAATATATTGGACAGTACTACTGCTTTACATCTATAGCTAGAAAGCAATTTGGGGAGTAATTGGTATTCTTGCAGTGCCTAAAGTACTGCACTGTCCTGTCTCTCTGAAAACCCCTTTTTCTATCATCCAGACTTGTTTTGCTCAGTAtggcagtgtgttttttttttttttaattagtgaaacatggctagtTGTAAACAGTGTTTCAGGAGAACAATTGTCTTGGTGACTTTACCGTACTTGGCTTTACTTCAacagtgtaaaatgttattttaagaacTATCAAACTTGATGTCAACTATGCAGTATTTTGCATCTGTTCTTTCCTTTTGTTGTAAGGTGTGCATAAGGTTTGATTATAGCATTTAACATTGCTTTGGCAGCTGACTAAGTAATGGATATTTTCTCCTTAGATTGCAAAAGATATGGAAAGGTGGGCAAAAAGTCTAAACAAGCagaaagagaatttcaaaaatagttttcaACCAGTAATGAAAGatgaagagagaaaggagtctgcTGCTGCAGATGCTGGATTTGCACTTTTTGAGAAAAAGGTTGGTTGTGTTGAGCACACGTTGTTTCAAAATATGTATAGTAAGCAAGAtactttgaggttttttttattattactgttttcttagttttaatttctgaattgaTTAGCTAGTAATtggtcattttgctgatttttgtTAATGTGAAACTACTACACACTCAGTACTGACATATCACCAGCTTGCAAAGTGAAAACGGGCTAGGAAAGTATACAATGAggaacataagtatttgaacaccctgtgattttgcaagttctcccacttagaaaTCATGGAGGGGTCTGAAATTCATGTTGTAGGTGCGTTCCCACTgttagaatgtaaaaaaaaaaaaaaaattcaggaaatctcattgtatgatttgtatggaatttatttgtattgcactgctgcacataagtatttgaacacctggCAATCGGCAAGAATTCTGGCTCTCAAAGACCTGTTACTCTGCCTTTAAGAAGTCCACCTCTACTCCACTTAGTAGTCTTAATTAGTAGCACCTGTCTGAGCTCtttaaagacacctgtccaccccACAGTCACTCGGACTCCAACTACTACCATGGGCAAGAGCACAGAGCTGTCAAAAGACACCAGAGACAAAATTGTGGACCTCCACAAGGCTGGAAAGGGCTACGGGGCAATTGCCAAGCAGCTTGGTGAAAATAGATCAACTGTTGGAGCAATTGTCAGAAAATGGAAGAGGCTAAAGACGACTGTCAAGTCTCCCTCGGACTGGGGCTCCATGCAACATCTCGCCTCGTGGGGTATCACGGATGATAAAGGTGAGGAATCGGCCCAGAACTACATGGGAAGAGCTGGTCAATGACATGAAGAGAGCTGGAACCACAGTTTCAAAGGTCACTGTCGGTAGAACACCATGCCGTCATGGTTTCAAATCACGCATTGCACGGAAGGTTCCCCTGCTCAAGTCATCACATGtccaggcccgtctgaagtttgccagtgACCATCTGGTTGATCCAGAGGAGGCATGGGAGAAAGTCCTGtggtcaaaatagaactttttggtccAAACTtcactcgctgtgtttggaggaaaaaggagGAGTTGCATCCCAAgaacaccatccctactgtgaagcatgggggtggaaacctCATGCTTTGGGGGCGCTTTTCTGCGAAGGGTACAGGACGCCTGCACTGTATTAAAGGAGAGgatgaatggggccatgtattTAGATTTTGATCAACAACCTTCTTCCCTCAGTCAGAGCACTGAAGATGGGTCGTGGCTGggtcttccaacatgacaatgacccgaagcacacagccaagataacCCAAGGAGTGGCTCCGTAAGAAGCATGTCAAGGTTCTGGAATGGTCTAGCCAGTCTCCAGACCTAAATCCAATCGAAAATCTTTGGATAGAGGGAGCTGAAACTCCGTGTTGCTCAGTGCCAGACCCGGAACCTGACAGATCTAGAGGAGGTCTGTGTGGAGGAGTGAGCCAAAATCCCTGTTGCAGTGTGTGCAAACCTGGTCAAGAACTACGGGAAACGTTTGACCTCTAATTGCAAACAAAGGCTTCTgtaccaaatattaacactgattttctcaggtgttcaaatacttgcgtgcagcagtgcaatacaaataaattctgtacaaatcatacaatgtgatttcctgaatttatttttttttttacattctgtctctcacagtgggaatacacctacaatgtgaatttcagacccgtccatgatttctaagtgggagaacttACAAAATTgcagggtgttcaaatacttatgttccTCACTGTAGTTTCTCCAGCAGTACTGTAGCAGCATAAAGTGCAGTtacattatttgtgtttttatcgtctgtttttgtgtgaatttgCATTAATTATTGcatgttaatattaaaatactCATTTCTTAGTACAAGCAACATGTAATTAAAATTGGAGCCTTATTGCTTCCAGTATTGAATTTTACAACAAAACCTGTGAAGACTTGATCTAATTACCCACTTTGAATGTACCCTTAAATTAGCAAGTAAATCGTATTGACCAATTCATGAGAAAATTGGTAATGGAATTTGACTCTAAATATCTTGGCCGATATTTTTTAAATGGTCGCTTAAAGTGCCAGTTGCAGATCCTACCTTGTAAGTACTGTGAACATGATTAATAAATGTGGTAGGTCCCCTGGATATGGCGTCCCTGCCCCAGGGTGGGAAAAAAAACGTGTTCAAATTGCAATGTCTCCCAAACTTAATAATGACACCAGGCTACCTCTACGATGTTATGTACATGTGCGGTCAGACTATCAGTCTGTACATTTCACTTACATTGTGTGATTGCAGTTGGCATTGCTTTGGTTTGATGAACCCTTAGATCAATAACTCATATCGATGGATTATGACTTCAAGTGAAAATGTGGTTATTTCATGCTATATGTAAGCTTTATCTTTTACATAATGGATTTTTCTTCTGTATTCTACAATGTGAAGCAACTaaagaaaattgcaaaaacataactgcaatagaaatgaaagttCAGTTCTTAATCTTGGGACGAGGCAGTGTGTTTCTGGTGAAGTGTGATGTGACTGTCCCCTATTGTGGAAGCACTGCtaaattcaaattttttaatattctgttgtaacttgtGTTAAAGATGATGAGTTAATCTTTGCATTAATTTGAAAATTCAGTTTACCTTTATTATAGGTAGCATGTTGAAAATGGAAGATATCTGCTAACTGTATTTTCCTCTATAGCAAGGAATCCAGGAGAAGCAGCAATATCTGTCCGAGATTGTAAATAACGGAGATGATGAAAATCTATTAAAGGTAGGTGTAATTtacacatgaaaaaaaataaatcctagtCAAAGTATTCAACTTTGccacatttgttttttaaaaaaccttccTGAATGTGTGTGTTGGCAGTTATTCCTAACTAATCTTTTGTCGTTCACCTATAAAGTAGTTAGTTAAATTTCACTTGCATTGctgacaattctttttttcagtataaacttgtacaaaataagtgtctttaatgtaatttttctatttctgttaaaacaaatacaacttaagatgaaaatagtttatttttgaaaatcttaAAACTGTCTTTAAATGAAGGAttaaaaccaatttttttttttttttttccatttctagtGTGGTCTAGTGGCTGCATATAGTGGAGACAGTGACACCGAAGAGCCTGAGCCAGAAAAATATGAGGAAGGCATAGATAGGTTGACAGACTGGAAAAAGATGGCATGTCTGCTTTGTCGGAGACAATTTCCAAACAAAGATGCTCTAGTCAGGCATCAGCAACTCTCTGAACTACACAAGGTACCAGGAAACTTCATTCTTCTGTTTCATATGGATGGTTTGGGTCTTGGGttcaaattttaattgtttttgtaatgttttattgaCTTGAAATAGACAAGTGTCATTATCATGACTTGAAGTTAAAGCAATTTCTAGAGTGTTCtcaatttaaaatttcaatttgGGTTTCCAATTTATGTAACTAAATGTACTTCCTTTGGATGGAAGTCTGCTGTGTTAACAGTTAAGAGATGGGGTTTTGGGGGTTAACCCCTTGTCAGGCGTTAGTGGTTGTTGCTAGGTCCTATATCCAGGTTAGAAGAGCTAGAGCATTTCTATATTAACTCCTTTTAAAACCAATGGAGATATTAACTTCTTAACTCTTGAACAATTTACTGTTTTTGTAATAGCAAAACATGGAGGTTTATAAAAGGACAAAATTGACAGATGCAGAGTTAGAAGAAttagaaatgaaagaaacagaggTAAGTGGGAGCATTTTGATGAAATGCGTTTGCTCCCCATCCCCCCCCGGTGCTCTCCCTCCATCTCCATTCATTTTGTGTCTGAAACTTAGTAAATTTTGCTGAAAGATGTCTAAATTCATTTGTCATTTAGATTAAATATAGAGatagagcagctgaaagaagagagAAGTATGGTATTCCAACACCACCTGAGcccaagaaaagaaaatattatgaAGCCCCTTCTGTGTAAGTTATAAATTGACTTTGCATGTGTGGGATGAATGGATAGAAGTCAGCCATTTTCTTTTTGTGGTCCGAATGCTGCTTAATATATtcagattttaatgtttttcacataTCCAATGTGtgcatgaaaatattttgtgaaaaaactGTAGGGttgttttgtattattgtgaAGAAGTATGACTGCATAAGTTTTATTGGCAAACAGGTGTAACTTTTAAATGTGAATTTGTGAAAGCTTTTTCTGCATGGGCATTTTTTAACCTGTTAACTGCTAGATTTTCAGTACCAAAatgattttctaatttgttttgttaataaatcctttATCAGatttcatgtgcatttttttcctttctagaaATTATGAGCAGCCTACTAAGGATGGATTAAATAGTGATAACATTGGCAGCAAAATGTTACAGGCTATGGGTTGGAAGGAGGGAAAAGGACTTGGAAGAAATCAACAGGGCATTACAGCGCCTATTGAGGTTAGTGCCAATGTTTAAAATTGCTTAATTCTTGGGTTCATATCCTAGTTTTTTTGTAGCGCTAGACTATAATAGCAAGACATGCTTGTCTGACTGTCTTCACTTGATACTCC
This genomic window from Polypterus senegalus isolate Bchr_013 chromosome 12, ASM1683550v1, whole genome shotgun sequence contains:
- the rbm5 gene encoding RNA-binding protein 5 isoform X3 gives rise to the protein MVFQHGYRGAATFNAFHSMGSDRRVSRSERSGRYGPDQGRDEGEVRPRRDRDIDREYDRRWTEERRSDRYEDRRSRDSPEHRDRKRRNSDRSEDGYHSDSEYQEQDYREEPGEEKESKTIMLRGLPVHITESDIHAALDLLEGPQPADVRLMRKRTGISRGFAFVEFYHLQDATRWMETNQNKLVIQGKTVGMHYSNPRHKFEDWLCNNCGLYNFRRRLKCFRCGAAKVDCESNNPSGLPEAQQSNDYYGDTIILRNIAPLTTVEAIIAALAPYANLSVSNIRLIKDKQTGHNRGFAFIQLSSPLEASQLLLTLQGLQPPLKLDGKTIGVDYAKSARKDLLLPDGNRISAFSVASTAIAAAQWSSSQPLQGVEGSAEYGYMQENYPSFSQYGQDYQSYYQQQNGDTSAVPAGDAATEKPAPVTTAVVVCQGAQLYSQQQTQQASQGGADAAAEQEESPSQLPTPAASTETKFAVPDTSTYQYDESSGYYYDPQTGLYYDPNTQYYYNSQTQQYLYWDSEKQTYIPASENSSSSNSQMSSSSPTSGLPPNKEPKEKKEKPKSKTAQQIAKDMERWAKSLNKQKENFKNSFQPVMKDEERKESAAADAGFALFEKKQGIQEKQQYLSEIVNNGDDENLLKCGLVAAYSGDSDTEEPEPEKYEEGIDRLTDWKKMACLLCRRQFPNKDALVRHQQLSELHKIKYRDRAAERREKYGIPTPPEPKKRKYYEAPSVNYEQPTKDGLNSDNIGSKMLQAMGWKEGKGLGRNQQGITAPIEAQLRMKGAGLGTKGSSYGVSAADSYKDAVRKAMFARFTEMD
- the rbm5 gene encoding RNA-binding protein 5 isoform X1, giving the protein MVFQHGYRGAATFNAFHSMGSDRRVSRSERSGRYGPDQGRDEGEVRPRRDRDIDREYDRRWTEERRSDRYEDRRSRDSPEHRDRKRRNSDRSEDGYHSDSEYQEQDYREEPGEEKESKTIMLRGLPVHITESDIHAALDLLEGPQPADVRLMRKRTGISRGFAFVEFYHLQDATRWMETNQNKLVIQGKTVGMHYSNPRHKFEDWLCNNCGLYNFRRRLKCFRCGAAKVDCESNNPSGLPEAQQSNDYYGDTIILRNIAPLTTVEAIIAALAPYANLSVSNIRLIKDKQTGHNRGFAFIQLSSPLEASQLLLTLQGLQPPLKLDGKTIGVDYAKSARKDLLLPDGNRISAFSVASTAIAAAQWSSSQPLQGVEGSAEYGYMQENYPSFSQYGQDYQSYYQQQNGDTSAVPAGDAATEKPAPVTTAVVVCQGAQLYSQQQTQQASQGGADAAAEQEESPSQLPTPAASTETKFAVPDTSTYQYDESSGYYYDPQTGLYYDPNTQYYYNSQTQQYLYWDSEKQTYIPASENSSSSNSQMSSSSPTSGLPPNKEPKEKKEKPKSKTAQQIAKDMERWAKSLNKQKENFKNSFQPVMKDEERKESAAADAGFALFEKKQGIQEKQQYLSEIVNNGDDENLLKCGLVAAYSGDSDTEEPEPEKYEEGIDRLTDWKKMACLLCRRQFPNKDALVRHQQLSELHKQNMEVYKRTKLTDAELEELEMKETEIKYRDRAAERREKYGIPTPPEPKKRKYYEAPSVNYEQPTKDGLNSDNIGSKMLQAMGWKEGKGLGRNQQGITAPIEAQLRMKGAGLGTKGSSYGVSAADSYKDAVRKAMFARFTEMD
- the rbm5 gene encoding RNA-binding protein 5 isoform X2; this encodes MGSDRRVSRSERSGRYGPDQGRDEGEVRPRRDRDIDREYDRRWTEERRSDRYEDRRSRDSPEHRDRKRRNSDRSEDGYHSDSEYQEQDYREEPGEEKESKTIMLRGLPVHITESDIHAALDLLEGPQPADVRLMRKRTGISRGFAFVEFYHLQDATRWMETNQNKLVIQGKTVGMHYSNPRHKFEDWLCNNCGLYNFRRRLKCFRCGAAKVDCESNNPSGLPEAQQSNDYYGDTIILRNIAPLTTVEAIIAALAPYANLSVSNIRLIKDKQTGHNRGFAFIQLSSPLEASQLLLTLQGLQPPLKLDGKTIGVDYAKSARKDLLLPDGNRISAFSVASTAIAAAQWSSSQPLQGVEGSAEYGYMQENYPSFSQYGQDYQSYYQQQNGDTSAVPAGDAATEKPAPVTTAVVVCQGAQLYSQQQTQQASQGGADAAAEQEESPSQLPTPAASTETKFAVPDTSTYQYDESSGYYYDPQTGLYYDPNTQYYYNSQTQQYLYWDSEKQTYIPASENSSSSNSQMSSSSPTSGLPPNKEPKEKKEKPKSKTAQQIAKDMERWAKSLNKQKENFKNSFQPVMKDEERKESAAADAGFALFEKKQGIQEKQQYLSEIVNNGDDENLLKCGLVAAYSGDSDTEEPEPEKYEEGIDRLTDWKKMACLLCRRQFPNKDALVRHQQLSELHKQNMEVYKRTKLTDAELEELEMKETEIKYRDRAAERREKYGIPTPPEPKKRKYYEAPSVNYEQPTKDGLNSDNIGSKMLQAMGWKEGKGLGRNQQGITAPIEAQLRMKGAGLGTKGSSYGVSAADSYKDAVRKAMFARFTEMD